One Bradyrhizobium manausense DNA segment encodes these proteins:
- the cobM gene encoding precorrin-4 C(11)-methyltransferase, protein MTVHFIGAGPGAADLLTLRGRDLIAASPVCLYAGSLVPAGVLAHCPAGARMINTAPLSLDEIIAEMAAAHAEGKDVARLHSGDLSIWSAMGEQLRRLRALGIPFTVTPGVPSFSAAAAALEAELTLPGLAQSVVLTRTPGRASAMPEGERLAAFASTGAVLAIHLSIHLLDQVVAELTPHYGEDCPVAIVWRASWPDQRIVRATLASLDSAVAAEMERTALILVGKTLDAANFDESRLYAADYDRRYRPVGAEPRFPEAS, encoded by the coding sequence ATGACCGTACATTTCATCGGCGCCGGGCCGGGCGCTGCCGATCTTCTCACCCTGCGCGGCCGCGATCTCATCGCCGCATCTCCGGTTTGTCTCTATGCCGGCTCGCTGGTGCCCGCGGGCGTGCTGGCGCATTGCCCGGCCGGCGCGCGCATGATCAACACCGCGCCGTTGTCGCTCGACGAGATCATCGCCGAGATGGCCGCCGCCCATGCGGAGGGCAAGGACGTCGCGCGGCTGCACTCCGGCGATCTCTCGATCTGGTCGGCGATGGGCGAGCAGCTTCGCCGCCTGCGTGCGCTCGGCATTCCCTTCACGGTTACACCGGGCGTGCCGTCTTTCTCGGCCGCCGCAGCAGCGCTGGAGGCCGAGCTGACGCTGCCCGGTCTCGCCCAGAGCGTGGTGTTGACCCGCACGCCGGGCCGCGCCAGCGCGATGCCTGAGGGCGAGAGGCTTGCCGCATTCGCTTCCACCGGTGCGGTGCTCGCCATCCATCTGTCAATCCATCTGCTCGACCAGGTCGTTGCCGAGCTGACGCCGCATTATGGCGAAGACTGTCCGGTCGCGATCGTCTGGCGCGCGAGCTGGCCGGACCAGCGCATTGTGCGCGCGACGCTTGCGTCGCTCGATAGCGCCGTCGCTGCCGAGATGGAGCGGACCGCGCTGATCCTGGTCGGCAAAACCCTCGACGCGGCGAATTTTGACGAGAGCCGGCTCTATGCGGCCGACTACGACCGACGCTATCGGCCCGTTGGTGCCGAGCCGCGCTTTCCGGAGGCGTCGTGA
- the cobG gene encoding precorrin-3B synthase, whose protein sequence is MSVASVKGWCPGAIRPMQSGDGLVVRVRPFGGRLDAAQTAGLAHLADRHGNGLIDVTSRANLQIRGVSETSHRLLLDGLAQLTLLDPDADTESRRNILVTPFWCDGDETQALAAELEEALADSVLELPTKFGFAIDDGRSRVLAGNSADVRIERDLTGGLMVRADGARVGRSVARGEAVTTALAFASWFVASGGAKNGRGRMAAHLESGAKLPEMLGGEAEPAPIMAAVRPGLYPQGAMVGIAFGQISHATLNQLSGCGHALRMTPWRMVLSEGRRTMPSASGLITEAYDPALRVVACSGAPCCGEAYADTRGLAAALAPNIGEAARLHVSGCAKGCADSGAAAITLVATAAGFDLVRGGSTRDEPILRGLDRDDIVRDPSILMGGH, encoded by the coding sequence ATGAGCGTGGCGTCAGTGAAGGGCTGGTGCCCCGGTGCTATCAGGCCGATGCAGTCGGGCGACGGGCTCGTGGTCCGCGTACGTCCGTTCGGCGGCCGGCTCGATGCCGCCCAGACTGCCGGCCTCGCGCATCTCGCCGACCGCCACGGCAATGGTCTGATCGATGTGACCAGCCGCGCCAATCTTCAGATCAGGGGCGTCAGCGAGACCAGCCATCGACTGCTGCTTGACGGTCTCGCGCAGCTCACGCTGCTGGACCCTGATGCCGACACCGAATCCCGGCGCAACATCCTGGTCACGCCGTTCTGGTGCGATGGCGACGAGACCCAGGCGCTCGCCGCCGAGCTGGAGGAGGCGCTGGCGGACTCTGTACTGGAGTTGCCCACGAAATTCGGCTTCGCCATCGATGACGGCAGGTCGCGCGTGCTCGCTGGCAATTCCGCCGATGTGCGGATCGAGCGTGATCTCACAGGTGGGCTGATGGTGCGCGCGGATGGCGCCAGGGTCGGCCGTAGCGTCGCGCGTGGCGAGGCCGTGACCACTGCACTCGCTTTCGCAAGCTGGTTCGTCGCGTCAGGTGGCGCCAAGAACGGGCGCGGGCGCATGGCGGCGCATCTCGAATCCGGCGCGAAATTGCCTGAGATGCTGGGCGGCGAGGCCGAGCCGGCGCCCATCATGGCCGCGGTGCGCCCCGGGCTCTATCCGCAAGGTGCCATGGTCGGCATCGCCTTCGGGCAGATATCGCATGCGACGCTCAACCAGCTGTCCGGTTGCGGGCATGCGCTGCGAATGACGCCATGGCGGATGGTGTTGAGCGAGGGCAGGCGGACGATGCCATCAGCCTCAGGCCTGATCACCGAGGCCTACGATCCGGCGTTGCGCGTCGTCGCCTGTAGCGGCGCGCCGTGCTGCGGCGAGGCCTATGCCGACACTCGCGGGCTGGCAGCTGCGCTTGCGCCGAACATCGGCGAGGCCGCACGGCTTCACGTCTCCGGCTGCGCCAAGGGCTGCGCCGATTCCGGCGCGGCCGCGATCACGCTGGTGGCGACGGCTGCGGGATTCGATCTCGTGCGCGGCGGCTCGACGCGCGACGAGCCCATTCTGCGCGGGCTCGACCGCGACGACATCGTTCGCGATCCCTCCATCCTGATGGGAGGGCATTGA
- a CDS encoding cobalt-precorrin-6A reductase produces the protein MTRALVLGGTSDASLLAAEIAHAGLDAVYSYGGRTRLPADQPLPTRIGGFGGASGLADYILGEGITHVIDATHPFAAEMSSNAVEACSETGTQLIALERAPWARAPDDNWTEVGDVAAAAAALPEVPARVFLAIGRQHIAPFATKPQHIYTLRFVDPPEAPLPFAADVIVSRGPFMLDGELEMMRTRGIAWVVTRNSGGGGARAKIDAARMLGLPVIMISRPTLPERQRVESVAEVMQWLGHRTCLGA, from the coding sequence ATGACACGCGCCCTTGTTCTGGGCGGAACTTCCGATGCGAGCCTGCTCGCCGCAGAGATCGCGCACGCGGGTCTTGACGCCGTCTATTCCTATGGCGGCCGCACGCGCTTGCCTGCCGATCAGCCGCTGCCGACCCGCATTGGCGGCTTTGGTGGCGCGAGCGGGCTTGCAGATTACATCCTCGGCGAAGGTATCACGCATGTGATCGACGCGACGCATCCCTTCGCTGCCGAGATGAGCAGCAACGCCGTTGAAGCCTGCTCGGAAACCGGAACGCAATTGATTGCGCTGGAACGCGCGCCGTGGGCCAGAGCGCCGGACGACAACTGGACCGAAGTCGGCGATGTCGCCGCTGCGGCTGCCGCCCTGCCCGAGGTGCCGGCACGCGTATTCCTTGCCATCGGCCGGCAGCACATCGCGCCGTTCGCGACGAAGCCGCAGCATATTTATACCCTGCGGTTCGTCGATCCTCCCGAGGCACCCCTGCCCTTCGCAGCAGATGTGATCGTGTCGCGCGGGCCGTTCATGCTTGATGGCGAACTGGAGATGATGCGCACACGCGGCATCGCGTGGGTCGTCACCCGCAACTCCGGTGGCGGCGGCGCCCGCGCTAAGATCGATGCTGCCCGTATGCTCGGCCTGCCCGTGATCATGATCTCGCGGCCGACGCTGCCCGAGCGCCAACGGGTCGAGAGCGTCGCTGAGGTGATGCAGTGGCTTGGTCATCGGACCTGCCTCGGTGCATAG
- a CDS encoding cobalamin biosynthesis protein, with protein MKVAGLGFRQDVSLASLREALAAAGGSEGLVAVATVSDKADTEALKLLARECGVPIKAVPAEMLADVDTPTQSQRITEKFGTGSVAEAAALVAAGPHARLIATRAISRDRTATAAIAEGDGP; from the coding sequence ATGAAGGTCGCCGGGCTCGGATTCAGGCAGGATGTGTCGCTGGCGTCGTTGCGCGAAGCGCTTGCGGCCGCGGGCGGTTCTGAAGGCCTTGTGGCCGTGGCAACCGTCAGCGACAAGGCCGACACAGAGGCCTTGAAACTGCTCGCGCGCGAATGCGGCGTGCCGATCAAGGCTGTGCCGGCTGAAATGTTGGCCGATGTCGATACGCCGACGCAGTCGCAACGGATCACCGAAAAGTTCGGCACTGGTTCCGTCGCGGAAGCCGCGGCACTCGTAGCCGCCGGCCCTCACGCGCGGCTCATCGCGACGCGTGCGATCTCGCGGGATCGCACCGCGACCGCCGCGATCGCCGAAGGAGACGGCCCATGA
- a CDS encoding precorrin-2 C(20)-methyltransferase translates to MGRIICCGLGPGDPDLMSVRADRTVRGARHVAYFRKKGRPGQARRIVAGILAGDVTEYPMEYPVTTEIAFDSPDYVQLLSGFYDEWSERLARLSRAVDVVVLCEGDPYFYGSFMHLHKRLQGRVEIEVIAGIPGMVGCWNGVGQPIALGDDVTTVLMGTLPEAELERRMRDSDALVIMKTGRNLAKVRRALAAAGRLDDAWLVERGTMPGERVARLAEIDAADCPYFAIVLVHGKGRLPDAAE, encoded by the coding sequence ATGGGACGCATCATCTGCTGCGGTCTCGGCCCCGGCGATCCTGATCTGATGAGCGTGCGCGCTGATCGCACCGTGCGCGGCGCCAGGCACGTCGCCTATTTCCGCAAGAAGGGCCGGCCGGGCCAGGCGCGGCGTATCGTCGCCGGCATATTGGCTGGCGATGTGACCGAATACCCCATGGAATACCCGGTCACCACGGAGATCGCCTTCGACAGCCCGGACTATGTCCAGCTGCTATCAGGCTTCTACGACGAATGGTCCGAGCGCCTGGCGCGGCTTTCGCGCGCGGTCGATGTCGTTGTGCTCTGCGAGGGCGATCCTTATTTCTACGGTTCCTTCATGCATCTGCACAAGCGCCTGCAGGGCCGCGTCGAGATCGAAGTGATCGCCGGCATTCCGGGCATGGTCGGCTGCTGGAATGGCGTCGGCCAGCCCATCGCGCTCGGTGACGACGTGACGACGGTGCTGATGGGGACGCTTCCGGAAGCCGAACTCGAACGCCGCATGCGCGATTCCGATGCGCTCGTGATCATGAAGACCGGCCGCAATCTCGCAAAAGTGCGCCGTGCGCTCGCAGCCGCGGGCCGACTGGATGACGCCTGGTTGGTTGAGCGTGGCACCATGCCGGGCGAGCGTGTCGCCCGGCTTGCCGAGATCGATGCAGCTGACTGTCCTTACTTTGCAATCGTGCTGGTGCACGGCAAGGGCCGGCTTCCGGACGCAGCCGAATGA
- a CDS encoding precorrin-8X methylmutase produces MPHSYETDGAAIYRQSFATIRAEADLARFTPDEEQVAVRMIHAAGMVGLEAHIRFTPGMATAARAALQKGAPILCDARMVSEGITRARLPAANAVICTLGGETVPALAQSMRNTRSAAALELWRPHLDGAIVAIGNAPTALFHLLNMLEDRDCPRPAAIIGCPVGFVGAAESKAALMADPPVPALTVEGRLGGSAITVAAVNALASRSE; encoded by the coding sequence ATGCCGCATAGTTACGAAACCGATGGTGCGGCGATCTACCGGCAATCCTTCGCGACCATCCGGGCCGAGGCCGATTTGGCGCGCTTCACGCCTGATGAGGAGCAGGTCGCGGTGCGCATGATCCATGCCGCCGGCATGGTGGGCCTCGAGGCGCATATCCGCTTCACGCCTGGCATGGCGACCGCCGCACGCGCCGCCCTGCAGAAGGGCGCGCCGATCCTGTGCGATGCGCGCATGGTGTCCGAAGGAATTACGCGCGCGAGATTGCCTGCGGCCAACGCCGTGATCTGCACGCTTGGCGGCGAAACCGTTCCGGCGCTGGCGCAGTCCATGCGCAACACGCGCTCGGCGGCTGCGCTCGAGCTGTGGCGCCCGCATCTCGACGGCGCCATCGTCGCGATCGGCAATGCGCCGACGGCGCTGTTTCATCTGCTCAACATGCTCGAGGACCGCGACTGTCCGCGGCCGGCGGCGATCATCGGCTGCCCTGTCGGTTTCGTCGGCGCGGCCGAGTCCAAGGCTGCGTTGATGGCCGATCCACCGGTGCCTGCGCTGACGGTGGAGGGCCGCCTTGGTGGTTCAGCGATCACGGTGGCCGCCGTGAATGCGCTCGCGAGCCGGAGCGAGTAG
- the cbiE gene encoding precorrin-6y C5,15-methyltransferase (decarboxylating) subunit CbiE, whose amino-acid sequence MADPWLTIIGIGEDGLAGLSEASRKALAGAETVFGGERHLALADVGARGRAWPVPFDADVVLSCRGRPTAVLTSGDPFWHGAGASLAEKLDAGEWIAHSAPSTFSLAAARLGWRLESVVCLGLHAAPFERLVLHLALGARIICLVRDGKAAADLAKWLSERGWGASAFWTLAALGGPREAIAQQRADSFAGDRAGNLVAVAIEAGGGQGLPRSSGLADDLFVHDGQITKRPVRALALSTLAPRQGERLWDIGAGSGSISVEWALCGGTAIAVEVREDRVANIRSNAVVFGLAHRITTVAGRAPEALAALDAPDAVFMGGGLDRAMFDAVWLRLSPGTRLVAHSVTLETEALLGELHGQHGGELVRVEIAHAASLGRYRSWEAARPVVQWSAIR is encoded by the coding sequence TTGGCTGATCCCTGGCTGACCATCATCGGTATCGGCGAAGATGGCCTTGCCGGCCTGTCCGAAGCAAGCCGAAAGGCGCTTGCTGGCGCGGAAACCGTGTTCGGCGGTGAACGGCATCTGGCGCTCGCAGATGTCGGAGCCCGCGGCCGCGCATGGCCGGTGCCGTTCGATGCCGACGTCGTGCTGAGTTGTCGCGGCCGGCCGACGGCGGTGCTGACCTCCGGCGATCCGTTCTGGCACGGCGCCGGCGCAAGCCTTGCAGAGAAGCTCGACGCGGGCGAGTGGATCGCGCATTCCGCGCCATCGACCTTCTCGCTCGCTGCCGCGCGGCTAGGCTGGCGGCTCGAATCCGTCGTCTGCCTCGGGCTTCATGCCGCGCCATTCGAGCGGCTCGTGCTGCATCTCGCGCTGGGCGCGCGGATCATCTGCCTCGTGCGCGATGGCAAGGCGGCCGCTGATCTCGCGAAATGGCTGAGTGAGCGCGGCTGGGGCGCCTCCGCGTTCTGGACTCTCGCCGCACTCGGCGGGCCACGTGAAGCCATTGCGCAGCAACGTGCGGACAGCTTTGCAGGCGATCGCGCCGGAAACCTGGTCGCGGTCGCTATCGAGGCAGGGGGCGGGCAAGGCCTGCCCCGCAGCTCCGGTCTTGCGGATGATCTTTTCGTCCATGACGGCCAGATCACCAAGCGGCCGGTCCGTGCGCTCGCGCTGTCGACCCTAGCGCCGCGCCAAGGCGAGCGGCTGTGGGACATCGGTGCCGGCTCGGGCTCGATCTCGGTGGAATGGGCGCTGTGCGGGGGCACGGCGATTGCCGTTGAGGTCCGCGAGGATCGCGTTGCGAACATCCGCAGCAATGCAGTCGTGTTTGGACTGGCGCATCGGATCACAACCGTCGCGGGGAGGGCGCCCGAAGCTCTCGCCGCGCTGGACGCGCCGGATGCGGTCTTCATGGGTGGTGGCCTCGATCGCGCAATGTTCGATGCTGTCTGGTTACGACTTTCGCCAGGCACTCGGCTTGTGGCACATTCAGTGACGCTGGAAACGGAAGCGCTGCTCGGCGAATTGCATGGGCAGCATGGCGGCGAATTGGTGCGGGTCGAGATCGCCCATGCCGCTTCGCTTGGCCGCTATCGCTCGTGGGAGGCGGCGCGACCCGTGGTGCAGTGGAGTGCGATCCGATGA
- the cobN gene encoding cobaltochelatase subunit CobN, whose amino-acid sequence MHVVFRESRGLEETATPRDIGQDPADLVVLSYSDSDLAAFAAGWRRGRNSLPSLRLANLAELRHPLSVDTYIERTLSQARGILVRLIGGESYWQYGLAALQQLATDRNIVLAVLPADGRDDTRLDAYSTLPVSTLRRLKVLCDTGGPVAAQAAIAQLALASGLYAGPVVGEMTVPEMGFYDPARGVIAAPSAVEGKPLALVTFYRSYLTAADTGPVDALIAALRDKGFDAYGVFVTSLKAAGVADWLQAYLAQNPAAAIVNATAFSAMGDDGTTPFDAAPCPVFQVALSSARREDWAESLRGLSPGDLAMHVVLPEVDGRLFAGVVSFKSAADRDPDLQFSHLAHQPDAERVNAIAARVAAWRCLAEKPAAEKRLALVLSNYPGRPHQIAHAVGLDALASIEALVSDLSEAGLDVAPVPALGETLLKQSLTWSVADYRVALARLPSSLQDDLARAWGAPETDPSCRDGAFHFAAVRCGQSIVAVQPERGDATTRDSDYHDLARTPRHAYVAFYLWLRDRGTDAVVHMGAHGTLEWLPGKSVALSSSCWPETLIGDLPVIYPFIVNDPGEAAQAKRRIGAVTIGHLPPALEQSTVPEGLRRLERLLDEYSTADGLDPARRQRLIAAIREEARAAGLEDDLGLEASAAPAEAIPRIDRFVCDLKESQFGDGLHVFGRGACGEAERDALRAALAGQRVAPGPSGSPYRGRQDVLPTGRNLFAVDPRAVPTPSAHAQGTKLAEELLRRHLQDHGDWPKGLVVDLWGSATMRTAGEEFAMALHLAGLAPRWDHASGRVTGYDIIAPAELGRPRIDVTLRVSGLFRDVFAGLAQLFEAACEALASREDEGDENPYRHHVSRVFAPRPGQYGVGLSAIPDAFTPETRNAAGEAWLSASSWAFSADGEIKPDRAGIEQRLTSADAFVHLQDLPETDLLLAADYSAHEAGVAAAAAHLGATGPSLYHLDTTRPDQPQARTLTEEISRVVRARAANPAWIAGMMRHGFRGAAEITATLEHMAAFAHLADAVPPHLFDLYYDATLGDANVRDFMARENPTALAAMETCFTRLHEASLWRTRRNSIAAALKEAS is encoded by the coding sequence ATGCACGTCGTCTTCCGCGAGAGCCGCGGTCTCGAGGAGACCGCGACGCCAAGAGACATCGGCCAGGACCCGGCCGATCTCGTGGTGCTCTCGTACTCGGATTCCGATCTCGCGGCGTTCGCGGCGGGCTGGCGGCGGGGCCGCAACAGCCTGCCGTCGCTGCGGCTCGCCAATCTCGCGGAACTGCGCCATCCGCTCTCGGTCGACACCTACATCGAGCGAACGCTGTCGCAGGCGCGCGGCATTCTGGTGCGGCTGATCGGTGGCGAATCCTATTGGCAATATGGACTCGCAGCCCTGCAGCAACTCGCCACGGATCGTAACATCGTGCTCGCCGTGCTGCCGGCCGATGGCCGCGACGACACGCGGCTGGATGCATACTCGACCCTACCGGTCTCGACGCTGCGCCGGCTGAAAGTGCTCTGCGACACCGGCGGTCCTGTCGCCGCTCAGGCTGCGATCGCGCAACTCGCGCTGGCCTCCGGACTCTACGCTGGTCCGGTCGTCGGTGAGATGACCGTTCCGGAGATGGGCTTTTACGATCCTGCGCGTGGTGTGATCGCCGCGCCGTCGGCGGTTGAGGGCAAGCCGCTCGCGCTGGTGACGTTCTATCGCTCCTATCTCACCGCTGCGGACACCGGCCCGGTCGATGCGTTGATCGCGGCGTTGCGTGACAAGGGTTTCGACGCGTACGGCGTGTTCGTCACCTCGCTGAAGGCCGCAGGCGTTGCGGATTGGCTGCAGGCATATCTCGCGCAAAATCCTGCGGCCGCGATTGTTAACGCGACGGCATTCTCGGCGATGGGCGATGACGGTACGACGCCGTTCGATGCCGCACCGTGTCCCGTCTTTCAGGTCGCGCTGTCATCAGCGCGGCGCGAGGACTGGGCGGAGTCGCTGCGCGGCCTGTCGCCTGGCGACCTCGCGATGCATGTGGTGCTGCCCGAGGTCGACGGTCGCCTGTTCGCGGGCGTGGTGAGTTTCAAATCAGCGGCGGACCGCGATCCGGATCTGCAATTCTCGCATCTGGCGCATCAGCCGGATGCAGAGCGCGTGAATGCTATCGCGGCACGCGTTGCGGCCTGGCGATGCCTCGCGGAAAAGCCGGCGGCCGAGAAGCGGCTGGCGCTCGTGCTCTCCAACTATCCCGGCCGTCCGCACCAGATTGCGCATGCGGTTGGTCTCGATGCGTTGGCTTCGATCGAAGCTTTGGTGTCTGACCTTTCGGAGGCCGGCCTCGATGTCGCTCCGGTCCCTGCGCTCGGCGAGACGCTGCTCAAGCAGAGTTTGACCTGGAGCGTCGCAGATTACCGTGTGGCGCTCGCGCGCCTTCCGTCGTCCTTGCAGGACGATCTCGCGCGAGCCTGGGGTGCGCCGGAGACCGATCCGAGCTGCCGTGACGGCGCATTCCACTTCGCCGCGGTCCGTTGCGGCCAATCGATCGTCGCGGTTCAGCCCGAGCGCGGCGATGCGACGACGCGCGATTCTGATTACCACGATCTCGCCCGCACACCGCGCCATGCCTATGTTGCGTTCTATCTCTGGCTCCGCGATCGGGGCACCGATGCCGTCGTGCACATGGGCGCGCATGGCACGCTGGAATGGCTGCCGGGGAAATCCGTGGCGCTGTCCTCATCCTGCTGGCCGGAAACCCTGATCGGTGATCTCCCCGTCATCTATCCCTTCATCGTCAACGATCCCGGCGAAGCCGCGCAGGCCAAGCGACGGATCGGTGCCGTCACCATCGGCCATCTGCCGCCGGCGCTCGAGCAATCAACGGTACCGGAAGGCCTGCGTCGGCTCGAACGGCTGCTCGACGAATATTCGACCGCCGACGGTCTCGACCCCGCCCGCCGCCAGCGCCTCATCGCTGCGATCCGCGAAGAGGCGCGCGCAGCCGGGCTCGAAGATGATCTTGGTCTGGAAGCATCGGCTGCACCGGCAGAGGCGATCCCGCGGATCGACCGTTTCGTTTGCGATCTCAAGGAAAGTCAGTTTGGCGATGGCCTGCACGTGTTCGGTCGCGGCGCCTGCGGCGAAGCGGAGCGGGACGCGCTGCGTGCCGCGCTCGCAGGACAGCGCGTTGCGCCGGGCCCATCAGGCTCGCCCTATCGCGGGCGTCAGGACGTGCTGCCGACGGGGCGCAATCTCTTTGCCGTGGATCCTCGCGCCGTGCCGACGCCGTCGGCGCATGCGCAGGGGACAAAGCTCGCCGAAGAGCTGCTGCGTCGTCATCTGCAGGATCACGGCGATTGGCCGAAGGGGCTCGTCGTCGATCTCTGGGGCTCCGCGACCATGCGCACCGCGGGCGAGGAGTTCGCAATGGCCCTGCATCTGGCCGGCCTCGCGCCGCGCTGGGATCACGCCTCCGGCCGCGTCACCGGCTATGACATCATCGCGCCGGCTGAACTGGGCCGTCCCCGTATCGATGTGACGCTGCGCGTGTCGGGCCTGTTTCGCGATGTCTTCGCGGGCCTCGCGCAATTGTTCGAGGCCGCCTGCGAAGCGCTCGCCTCGCGTGAAGACGAGGGCGACGAAAATCCCTATCGCCACCATGTCTCGCGCGTCTTTGCGCCGCGCCCTGGGCAATATGGCGTCGGCCTCTCGGCGATCCCCGATGCCTTCACGCCCGAGACTCGCAATGCGGCCGGCGAAGCCTGGCTGTCGGCCTCGTCCTGGGCGTTCTCCGCCGATGGCGAGATCAAGCCGGATCGTGCCGGCATTGAGCAGCGGCTCACCTCCGCCGACGCCTTCGTTCACCTTCAGGATCTGCCGGAGACCGATCTGCTGCTCGCCGCCGATTATTCCGCGCATGAAGCCGGCGTTGCCGCTGCCGCGGCGCATCTCGGTGCGACCGGGCCATCGCTCTACCACCTCGACACGACGCGCCCCGACCAGCCGCAGGCACGCACGCTGACGGAAGAGATTTCGCGCGTCGTCCGCGCCCGCGCGGCCAACCCGGCCTGGATCGCGGGCATGATGCGCCACGGTTTTCGCGGAGCGGCAGAAATCACCGCGACGCTGGAACACATGGCGGCCTTCGCGCATCTTGCCGATGCCGTCCCGCCACATCTGTTCGATCTCTATTACGACGCGACGCTCGGCGACGCCAATGTCCGTGACTTCATGGCGCGCGAAAATCCGACAGCTCTTGCCGCGATGGAGACCTGCTTCACACGCCTGCACGAGGCCTCGCTCTGGCGAACGCGCCGCAATTCAATCGCGGCGGCGCTGAAGGAAGCGTCATGA
- the cobJ gene encoding precorrin-3B C(17)-methyltransferase, translated as MTGSLTIAGLGPGSDALVTPEVSAALAAATDILGYAPYVGRVPPRAGLALHPSDNREELQRAGEALRLAAEGRQVVIVSSGDPGVFAMASAVFEALELAPQYHDLPIRVLPGITAMLAAAARAGAPLGHDFCAINLSDNLKPWAVIEKRLRLAAEADFSIAMYNPRSASRPEGFGRALTVLKETGCGGRLVIFARAISAPDEKIVTTRLNDATPEMADMRTLVIVGNSQTRRVGRWVYAPRQVR; from the coding sequence ATGACGGGTTCGCTGACCATCGCGGGCCTCGGCCCGGGCAGCGACGCGCTGGTGACGCCGGAGGTCTCCGCCGCGCTCGCCGCCGCGACCGATATTCTGGGCTATGCGCCTTATGTCGGGCGCGTCCCGCCACGTGCGGGTCTCGCGCTGCACCCGTCGGATAATCGCGAAGAGCTGCAGCGGGCAGGCGAGGCACTGCGGCTCGCGGCCGAAGGCAGGCAGGTCGTCATCGTCTCCTCCGGCGACCCCGGCGTCTTTGCGATGGCCTCGGCCGTGTTCGAGGCGCTCGAGCTGGCGCCGCAATATCATGACCTGCCGATCCGCGTGCTGCCTGGGATCACCGCGATGCTGGCCGCCGCTGCGCGCGCCGGTGCGCCGCTCGGGCATGATTTCTGCGCGATCAATCTCTCCGACAATCTCAAGCCCTGGGCGGTGATCGAAAAACGGCTGCGGCTCGCTGCGGAGGCTGATTTTTCGATCGCGATGTACAATCCGCGCTCGGCGAGCCGGCCGGAAGGATTTGGCCGCGCCCTTACGGTGTTGAAAGAAACCGGCTGCGGCGGGCGCCTCGTGATCTTCGCGCGCGCGATCAGTGCTCCCGACGAGAAGATCGTGACAACGAGGTTGAACGACGCGACGCCCGAGATGGCCGACATGCGCACGCTTGTCATCGTCGGCAATTCGCAGACGCGCCGCGTCGGCCGTTGGGTCTATGCACCGAGGCAGGTCCGATGA